A genome region from Prionailurus viverrinus isolate Anna chromosome A3, UM_Priviv_1.0, whole genome shotgun sequence includes the following:
- the MYCN gene encoding N-myc proto-oncogene protein — protein MPSCTASTMPGMICKNPDLEFDSLQPCFYPDEDDFYFGGPDSTPPGEDIWKKFELLPTPPLSPSRAFPEHSPEPPNWATEMLLPEADLWGNPAEEDAFGLGGLSGLTPNPVILQDCMWSGFSAREKLERAVSEKLQHGRGPPAAGPAAPAPGAGATSPAGRGHCAAAGAGRAGAALPAELAHPAAECVDPAVVFPFPVNKREPAPAAPAGAPAAAAGAAVASGASAAASAGAPVAVPPRPGGRPASGGDHKALSTSGEDTLSDSDDEDDEEEDEEEEIDVVTVEKRRSSSNSKAVTTFTITVRPKNAAPGPGRAQSGELILKRCVPIHQQHNYAAPSPYVESEDVPPQKKIKSEASPRPLKSVIPPKAKSLSPRNSDSEDSERRRNHNILERQRRNDLRSSFLTLRDHVPELVKNEKAAKVVILKKATEYVHSLQAEEHQLLLEKEKLQARQQQLLKKIEHARTC, from the exons ATGCCGAGCTGCACCGCGTCCACCATGCCGGGGATGATCTGCAAGAACCCAGACCTTGAGTTTGACTCGCTGCAACCCTGCTTCTACCCGGACGAAGATGACTTCTACTTCGGCGGCCCCGACTCGACGCCCCCGGGGGAGGACATCTGGAAGAAGTTCGAGCTGCTGCCCACGCCCCCGCTGTCGCCCAGCCGTGCCTTCCCGGAGCACAGCCCCGAGCCCCCGAACTGGGCCACCGAGATGTTGCTGCCCGAGGCCGACCTGTGGGGTAATCCGGCCGAAGAGGACGCGTTCGGCCTGGGGGGCCTGAGCGGCCTCACCCCCAACCCGGTCATCCTCCAGGACTGCATGTGGAGCGGCTTCTCGGCCCGCGAAAAGCTGGAGCGCGCCGTGAGCGAGAAGCTGCAGCACGGCCGCGGGCCGCCCGCCGCCGGGCCCGCAGCCCCGGCCCCGGGAGCGGGCGCCACCAGCCCTGCCGGCCGCGGGCACTgcgcggcggcgggggcgggtcGCGCCGGGGCCGCCCTGCCCGCCGAGCTCGCCCACCCGGCCGCCGAGTGCGTGGATCCCGCCGTCGTCTTCCCCTTCCCGGTGAACAAGCGCGAGCCCGCGCCAGCCGCCCCGGCCGgtgccccggcggcggcggcgggcgccgCGGTCGCGTCGGGGGCGAGTGCCGCAGCCTCGGCCGGAGCCCCGGTTGCCGTCCCCCCGCGCCCCGGAGGCCGCCCGGCCAGTGGCGGTGACCACAAGGCCCTCAGCACCTCCGGAGAAGACACCCTGAGCGACTCAG ATGATGAAGATGACGAAGAGGAAGACGAGGAGGAGGAAATTGACGTGGTGACCGTGGAGAAGCGAAGGTCCTCCTCCAACAGCAAGGCCGTCACGACCTTCACCATCACCGTGCGGCCCAAGAacgcagccccgggcccggggagGGCCCAGTCCGGGGAGCTGATTCTCAAGCGCTGCGTCCCCATCCACCAGCAGCACAACtacgccgccccctccccctacGTGGAGAGCGAGGACGTGCCGCCCCAGAAGAAGATCAAGAGCGAAGCATCGCCCCGCCCCCTCAAGAGCGTCATCCCCCCGAAGGCTAAGAGCTTGAGTCCCCGCAACTCTGACTCGGAGGACAGCGAGCGCCGCCGGAACCACAACATTCTGGAACGCCAGCGCCGCAATGACCTGCGGTCCAGCTTCCTGACGCTCAGGGACCACGTGCCAGAGCTGGTGAAGAACGAGAAGGCCGCCAAGGTGGTCATTTTGAAAAAAGCCACCGAGTACGTCCACTCCCTCCAGGCCGAGGAGCATCAGCTTTTGCTGGAGAAGGAGAAGTTGCAGGCAAGACAGCAGCAGTTGCTAAAGAAAATTGAACACGCTCGGACTTGCTAA